Proteins encoded within one genomic window of Companilactobacillus zhachilii:
- a CDS encoding EAL domain-containing protein translates to MKKIYRFFVQPQIGAQTKSIIGYELLLKQLTENGWRIPESFAAIDSNVIADLLVRTTKALSTKALRLSININRDQLMTTSISDAIVQSQKQLYPTKLVVELTEDVDSENYSHEEIMSHLKIFWDNNIPISLDDVGSGINQFSDIQQLLPFASELKFALQNFHKRLIEPEMQNKVHFWRAMSTEYHIRMVLEGIENQSDNQLSDKMGINFKQGYYFGKPRLMQLPDDHYNQTA, encoded by the coding sequence TTGAAAAAAATTTATCGTTTTTTTGTACAGCCACAAATTGGTGCCCAGACGAAGTCTATTATCGGATACGAACTCTTGCTTAAACAGCTCACAGAAAATGGTTGGCGTATTCCAGAATCATTTGCTGCCATTGACTCCAATGTGATTGCTGACTTACTAGTCCGAACAACAAAGGCCTTATCAACAAAAGCACTACGATTATCAATCAACATTAACCGTGATCAATTAATGACCACCTCAATTTCTGATGCAATTGTCCAAAGTCAAAAACAACTCTACCCCACTAAACTTGTGGTGGAACTCACAGAAGATGTTGATTCCGAAAACTATTCTCACGAAGAAATCATGTCACATTTAAAAATTTTCTGGGACAACAATATTCCAATTTCATTGGATGATGTCGGTTCAGGAATTAATCAATTTAGCGATATTCAACAATTATTACCTTTCGCATCTGAATTAAAATTTGCTTTACAAAACTTTCATAAAAGACTAATCGAACCAGAAATGCAGAATAAAGTACATTTCTGGCGTGCAATGAGTACTGAATATCATATAAGAATGGTTTTGGAAGGAATCGAAAATCAATCTGATAATCAACTCAGTGATAAAATGGGCATCAATTTTAAACAAGGTTACTATTTTGGAAAACCTCGACTAATGCAACTACCTGATGATCACTACAATCAAACAGCTTAA
- a CDS encoding FAD-dependent oxidoreductase translates to MKVVVIGCTQAGIAAIRQILKDYPQSQVTVYERQNSISYLSCATYLHIEGTVKTLSDAMYAEPEDFVRQGVNLKLKHDVIQIDHQKHSLVIQDLITREMETATYDKLIVTTGSLTAIPTISGVESPKVLLCKTYDQARDLCANTIDEHRIAVIGGGYVGVELAESYIKSGHEVWLIHNQPNLLEKYVEPIIAKTVEATLIKKGVHLITGAHANEFVDTKDDGLLIKTSQGDSYQVDMAVVSAGIIPQTDLLRGQVKMQANGAIIVDPYMHTSDPDILAAGDDAVVHFNPTDSCRYSPLASHAVRQGMLAGINVFERKVRSIGTQATTGIQIFDQTVATTGLTLKDAKTTTYNARSVVYEGPYRPEFMPDAFKVTVVLIYDHNSRKILGAQLISQHDVAQSANIVSSLIQNGGTIDQLALLDMLFSPNFNNPFDYLNLAAQKAVAQEKGFLNS, encoded by the coding sequence ATGAAAGTTGTCGTAATCGGATGTACTCAAGCTGGAATTGCGGCGATTAGACAGATTTTAAAGGATTATCCTCAATCCCAAGTGACCGTCTATGAACGGCAAAACAGTATTTCATATTTATCCTGTGCAACCTATTTACACATCGAAGGGACTGTCAAGACACTTTCAGATGCAATGTACGCTGAACCAGAAGACTTTGTTCGACAAGGGGTCAATCTGAAATTAAAACATGACGTAATTCAAATTGACCACCAAAAACATTCTTTAGTTATCCAAGATTTGATAACCAGAGAAATGGAAACAGCAACGTACGATAAATTGATTGTAACAACTGGTTCTTTAACAGCGATTCCAACTATTAGTGGAGTTGAGAGCCCAAAAGTTTTGTTATGTAAAACATACGACCAAGCACGTGATTTGTGCGCAAATACTATCGATGAACATAGGATTGCGGTAATTGGTGGCGGATATGTCGGAGTCGAACTGGCTGAGAGTTATATCAAGTCAGGTCATGAGGTCTGGTTGATTCATAATCAGCCCAATTTATTAGAAAAATATGTCGAACCAATTATAGCAAAAACTGTTGAGGCTACATTAATTAAAAAAGGTGTTCATTTAATTACAGGTGCACATGCTAATGAATTTGTGGACACGAAAGACGATGGATTATTAATAAAGACTAGTCAGGGAGATAGTTATCAAGTTGATATGGCCGTCGTCAGTGCTGGTATTATTCCGCAAACAGATTTATTACGCGGACAAGTAAAGATGCAAGCAAATGGAGCAATTATTGTTGATCCGTATATGCACACGTCTGATCCAGATATTTTAGCCGCTGGAGATGATGCGGTAGTTCACTTTAATCCAACCGATTCTTGTCGCTATTCGCCATTAGCTTCACATGCTGTCAGACAAGGGATGCTGGCAGGAATCAATGTTTTTGAACGGAAAGTTCGCTCAATTGGAACTCAAGCAACTACTGGTATACAAATATTTGATCAAACAGTTGCCACCACTGGCTTAACGTTAAAAGATGCTAAAACAACAACTTATAATGCTAGAAGTGTGGTTTATGAAGGACCATATCGTCCTGAATTTATGCCAGATGCATTTAAAGTGACAGTTGTTTTGATTTATGACCACAATAGTCGCAAGATTTTGGGAGCTCAGTTGATCAGTCAGCATGATGTTGCTCAATCCGCCAATATCGTCTCCAGTTTAATTCAAAATGGTGGCACAATCGATCAATTAGCTTTATTAGATATGTTATTTTCACCAAACTTTAATAATCCGTTTGATTATTTAAATTTGGCTGCACAAAAAGCAGTTGCTCAAGAAAAAGGTTTTTTAAATTCTTAA
- a CDS encoding lectin-like domain-containing protein codes for MRQKVSSYEEKKRFILYKGHTGWKIKTRIFGSLLITFSAFAFAENTGIISVHAADATPQQEENVAASTKDNSSAKSSQLESNTGNDNENVIGEKNQDSTTDTSTNIAAKDNIDSEQEAKPQIESTTKSEDEMESQQAEALSSQPESMESDVVQKDKKVMTPETTQITPQSADVNDTSTNKYPVLSPGKDVDVGADTTQVHLSADQIAGHFTATVENRDGSDKDNDPADNIKTVPIGADGTVALTSNDPHQYYTSAGNSTSVTGHQVAHVSFEHEIDFSHDFSMSGALGIGSKTSGGADSVGFIFAPGDPSKATQGGSGGMLGLQGLDNAFGFVFDEYDNMNSYNDPGTSTGGWFGSTTFSPYVGWRTTDADGKLQKVSSDAEWKKTSDLTLNRSQGNTLNDFTMDYSSNTKTLTVQLGGQTFTRSITDVSSGYSISVAASTGGSWNDYSAKIDKFSYTPKTIPLGVKLVDASDTDALLNNVKVKAIANIGDTVSIFSTQEAADRAVKEDKLDPNLVAVIPPDSAGNIYVIDGDKNVPGETGTVHHIGGDTTVGDGTYYSYTVKDGDGQNMTVPVRLAYKAVVTPVDSKTKQPIAGLDPVTVVAVAGKPSLVQIPGYTTTKVTLAAPVEGEKVAHDNLIINQGATGTETATTTDQSNPIGHYYTGESKTVDGHEVVTKATVGTGQSVSDDLNNGKLNDKDGNPVVSGQKADDGTGLKTITNNDYYWSSVGNATATDSTDETKPKDSGSILVPTTSTLDYWKGVAAANQTKADTYKQQSQAMHDKFVGITGLTQKQKDDADALLQSVVDIYANVSQKNGDAKAAFEGAETATDAADIYNGGQNGYASLREVQNLLVSFKADLGALTTKNDDVKSSLATFKSSTQTYGDAVKFPDVNFGSGYGAITDDQLKEFSDPKNYYYYDVDNDPDGKVQILKPKNQGHYMLKLTDAGREYLKSLAPDNPQAGLYVSSMLTINPKEIKNVTVGDSSVTYGGDANGNMPAFSGNLGSAAEDYSSDQTNKDDFEVTDSSGAVVGVSQLLAGKTYTISYTKALQDKLNSDKNYKFDNFGTGTLTVNKRQITVKAQNHSKTYGDSSDPAFDLTSDSARVLVNGDKISSLNMKFSRTPGENAGTYTISGSSDSSNYSVIVNDGTFTIAQKPVSISISSPTVHYGDSIPAPTFTLDKGSSLVGTDNDSDLKVTLTNPDDAKNVGTYDITGTAAKDGNYDVNINRGTLSIIPKEANPTVEGNSITYGDTTLPEIKGSLDTASGDHQLDQSDFEVVDDSGNLMDLSKDKLQVGKKYWIQYTDKAQADLEADKNYDFKSFGRAALIVNAKEANPTVEENSITYGDETLPEIKGSLDTDSDDHKLDQSDFEVVDDSGNLMDLNKDNLQVGKKYWIQYTDKAKASLKEDKNYDFKSFGKAALTVNAKEANPTVEGNSITYGDKVLPEIKGSLDTVSGDHNLDQSDFEIVDDSGKLMDLNNDKLQVGKKYWIQYTDKAQASLKADDNYNFASFGRAALTVKAEGANPTVETNSITYGDTTLPEIKGNLDAASVDHQLSQADFEVVDDSGNLMDLSKDKLQVGKKYWIQYTDKAKATLKADKNYDFQSFGKAQLIVNAEDVNPTVDSNYITYGDKSLPEITGSLDAAAVDHQLSQSDFEVVDDSGNLIDLSKDKLQVGKKYWIQYTDKAQSALKADKNYDFKSFGKAQLTVKAKNVNPSVQRSSITYGDKTLPKIIGDLDTEFSDHNLEQSDFEVVDDSGNLIDLSKDKLQVGKKYWIQYTDKAQSALKADKNYNVQSFGKAQLTVIAKDANPTVDSNYITYGDKSLPEIKGSLDTAKVDHQLSQADFEIVDDSGKLMDLSKDKLQVGKKYWIQYTGKAKDSLEADKNYAFQSFGRAQLTVNAKEANPTVEKNIITYGDTTLPEIKGSLDTAKVDHQLSQSDFEIVDGSGKLMDLSKDKLQVGKKYWIQYTDTAQANLKADKNYDFQSFGRAQLTVNAKYANPTVDSNYITYGDKSLPEIKGSLDTAKVDHQLSQSDFEVVDDSGNLMDLSKDKLQVGKKYWIQYTDKAQSALKADNNYNFVSFGRAALIVKAKDVNSTIESSHITYGDKNLPNIVGNLGSATIDHKLNQSDFEVVDSSGNVLNPEQLQAGGKYWIQYTDKAKAILKADKNYTFNFETAPLVVTPKDVSPQIPKVDVTYGADSLPVINGDLGTEPKDHKLSQSDFEIVDKSDNVVKPDQLQAGGDYTIRYTDEAKKALTEDTNYKFVSFGEAKLHVKKADATTTKADPTKPTEATYGDTPEITRIAKIGPKSIKLDRDDFNLINPKKGTVESGKLPVGTYSIELTKDAFNRLESKNPNYDFSKLSFGNLKISPLKITVQINNQNMYAGDNEPQDTAKLKEGSQLKDGDSLDKLGIKYENPDVTKVGTYKINAKTTNPNYDVTIEPGTLKVLGKDVDSDGNVTITEKDTKGNVVKVTKQWNDGSNTVYTSDPVHDTKGVDEIDKDGEKSPYQTIDPHSAKIVLPNSDGSATVVTLDDSGQPVFTHYGVDPDHDGVTSADELKNGTDPLVYNSRGGHSQLINDATVVQKNQNVSITTFTVALYNKEGKQINDRVLGIDSCWFSDEEYTIGGVMYYRVATDEFAKASDVYVYVDPEPRFVRVYNDIHGDLVDYQGNELNRELSPSSQWRTDRIAIINGQQYYRVATNEFIPVEQVYPYVNVDAEVTTNFETPIYNERDEKLDIALPANGTYKADKVVTMNGVNYYRVATNQFIPIAAVRNYASVSLNVTTNINTPIYNEQGQFMNVELPAKATYKVDRIVYINGVHYYRVATNMFIRVKGF; via the coding sequence ATGAGGCAAAAAGTATCTAGTTATGAAGAAAAGAAACGATTCATTTTATATAAGGGACATACAGGCTGGAAAATTAAGACAAGAATTTTTGGCAGCTTGTTAATTACTTTCTCAGCGTTTGCTTTTGCGGAAAATACTGGGATTATTAGCGTTCACGCGGCTGATGCAACACCACAACAGGAAGAAAATGTTGCTGCATCTACAAAGGACAACTCGTCAGCTAAGTCATCTCAATTAGAGTCAAATACTGGAAATGATAATGAGAATGTTATTGGTGAAAAGAATCAAGACTCAACAACAGACACTAGTACAAATATTGCTGCAAAGGATAATATCGATTCAGAGCAAGAGGCTAAACCACAAATAGAATCAACAACAAAATCTGAGGACGAAATGGAGTCACAACAAGCAGAAGCACTATCATCTCAGCCTGAATCTATGGAATCTGATGTTGTTCAAAAAGATAAAAAAGTTATGACACCTGAAACAACGCAGATTACACCTCAATCAGCAGATGTTAATGATACGTCAACTAATAAATATCCAGTGCTATCACCAGGTAAAGATGTTGATGTCGGTGCTGATACCACACAAGTCCACTTATCAGCGGATCAAATAGCCGGTCATTTTACGGCTACAGTCGAAAATAGAGATGGTAGTGATAAAGATAATGACCCAGCAGATAATATTAAAACAGTACCTATTGGAGCGGATGGAACGGTTGCATTAACAAGTAATGATCCACATCAGTATTATACTTCTGCTGGTAATTCAACTTCAGTTACTGGGCATCAAGTTGCTCATGTATCATTTGAACATGAAATTGACTTTAGTCATGACTTTTCAATGTCAGGTGCTTTAGGTATTGGAAGTAAAACATCTGGCGGTGCCGATAGTGTCGGCTTTATTTTTGCACCGGGTGATCCATCTAAGGCTACCCAAGGTGGATCTGGTGGTATGTTAGGACTTCAGGGCTTGGATAATGCTTTTGGATTCGTCTTTGATGAATATGACAACATGAATTCCTATAATGATCCAGGAACATCAACAGGTGGCTGGTTTGGTAGTACGACCTTTTCACCATATGTTGGTTGGCGTACAACTGATGCGGATGGAAAATTACAAAAGGTAAGTAGTGATGCTGAATGGAAGAAAACAAGTGACCTTACTTTAAACCGTAGTCAAGGTAATACCTTAAACGATTTCACGATGGACTATAGTTCTAATACAAAGACATTAACTGTCCAACTTGGCGGGCAGACATTCACCAGATCAATTACAGATGTAAGTTCTGGATATTCGATTTCTGTTGCCGCTTCAACCGGAGGTTCTTGGAATGATTATTCAGCTAAGATCGATAAGTTTAGTTATACGCCAAAGACGATTCCTTTAGGGGTTAAGTTAGTGGACGCTTCAGATACAGATGCATTATTGAATAATGTAAAAGTTAAGGCAATTGCTAATATTGGTGATACGGTTTCCATTTTTTCAACTCAAGAAGCAGCTGATCGTGCTGTTAAAGAAGATAAACTTGATCCTAACCTTGTCGCTGTTATACCACCTGATTCAGCTGGAAATATTTATGTTATTGATGGTGATAAAAATGTACCAGGTGAAACAGGAACAGTACATCATATTGGTGGTGATACGACTGTCGGAGATGGAACATATTATAGCTATACGGTTAAAGATGGTGATGGTCAAAATATGACCGTGCCAGTAAGATTAGCCTATAAGGCGGTAGTCACTCCAGTTGATTCAAAAACAAAACAACCAATTGCCGGATTGGATCCAGTAACAGTAGTCGCCGTTGCTGGTAAACCATCATTAGTTCAGATTCCAGGATACACAACGACTAAAGTTACTTTAGCCGCTCCAGTTGAGGGCGAAAAAGTTGCTCATGATAATTTGATAATTAATCAAGGAGCTACTGGTACAGAAACAGCAACAACGACAGATCAGTCAAACCCAATTGGACACTACTATACAGGTGAGAGTAAAACTGTTGATGGACATGAGGTAGTGACAAAAGCTACTGTTGGTACTGGACAATCTGTTTCAGATGATTTGAATAATGGGAAATTGAATGATAAAGATGGTAATCCTGTTGTTAGTGGTCAAAAAGCTGATGACGGTACAGGTCTAAAGACTATTACCAATAATGATTATTATTGGTCAAGTGTAGGCAATGCTACTGCAACCGACTCAACCGATGAAACTAAACCTAAAGATAGTGGCAGTATTCTGGTCCCAACGACTTCAACCTTGGATTATTGGAAAGGCGTTGCGGCAGCTAATCAGACTAAAGCTGATACATATAAACAACAGTCACAAGCTATGCATGACAAGTTTGTTGGTATAACAGGATTAACTCAAAAACAAAAAGACGATGCGGATGCATTGTTGCAGTCTGTTGTTGATATTTATGCCAACGTATCACAAAAAAACGGTGATGCTAAAGCGGCATTTGAAGGTGCGGAGACAGCCACCGATGCCGCTGACATATATAATGGTGGACAAAATGGTTATGCATCGTTGCGAGAAGTTCAGAACCTACTAGTTAGTTTTAAAGCAGATTTAGGAGCACTAACTACTAAAAATGATGATGTAAAGAGTAGTTTAGCAACCTTTAAATCGTCTACTCAAACATATGGAGATGCTGTCAAATTCCCTGATGTAAATTTTGGTAGCGGTTACGGAGCAATCACCGATGATCAACTAAAAGAATTTAGTGATCCAAAAAATTATTATTATTATGATGTTGATAATGATCCTGATGGGAAAGTTCAAATTTTGAAACCGAAAAATCAGGGCCACTACATGTTAAAGTTAACCGATGCAGGTAGAGAGTATCTAAAGAGCCTAGCTCCAGATAATCCTCAAGCAGGATTGTATGTTTCATCAATGTTAACGATTAATCCAAAGGAAATTAAGAATGTAACTGTTGGAGATTCAAGTGTGACCTATGGTGGGGATGCCAACGGAAATATGCCCGCCTTTAGTGGAAACTTAGGTAGTGCAGCTGAAGATTACAGCAGTGATCAAACTAATAAAGATGATTTTGAGGTGACTGATTCAAGTGGTGCCGTTGTTGGTGTCAGTCAATTATTGGCTGGAAAAACATATACTATAAGTTATACAAAGGCATTACAAGATAAACTAAATTCTGATAAGAATTATAAATTTGATAATTTTGGTACGGGAACTTTAACTGTCAACAAGAGACAAATAACAGTTAAAGCACAGAATCACAGTAAGACATATGGTGATTCATCTGACCCTGCTTTTGATTTAACTAGTGATTCAGCAAGGGTGCTTGTTAATGGAGATAAGATTTCAAGCTTAAATATGAAATTTAGCAGAACACCAGGAGAAAATGCGGGAACCTATACAATTAGTGGAAGTAGCGATAGTAGTAACTATAGTGTGATTGTCAATGATGGTACATTTACGATTGCACAAAAGCCAGTAAGTATTAGTATAAGTAGTCCAACAGTTCACTATGGTGATAGTATTCCAGCTCCAACATTTACCCTCGATAAGGGGAGCTCGTTAGTTGGTACTGATAATGATTCTGATTTGAAAGTGACGCTTACTAATCCCGATGATGCCAAAAATGTTGGTACTTACGATATAACTGGAACAGCCGCCAAGGATGGAAATTACGATGTAAATATCAATAGGGGAACATTATCTATCATTCCTAAAGAAGCTAATCCAACAGTTGAAGGAAACAGTATAACTTATGGTGATACAACACTACCAGAAATAAAAGGTAGTTTAGATACTGCATCAGGTGACCATCAATTAGATCAGTCGGATTTTGAGGTAGTAGATGATTCGGGTAATTTAATGGATCTAAGTAAAGATAAATTACAAGTTGGTAAGAAATATTGGATTCAATATACAGATAAAGCTCAAGCTGATTTGGAAGCGGACAAGAATTATGATTTCAAATCGTTTGGCAGAGCTGCATTAATAGTGAATGCCAAAGAAGCTAATCCAACAGTTGAAGAAAACAGTATAACTTATGGCGATGAAACACTACCAGAAATAAAAGGTAGTTTGGATACCGATTCAGATGACCATAAATTAGATCAGTCAGATTTTGAGGTAGTAGATGATTCGGGAAATTTAATGGACCTAAATAAGGACAATCTACAAGTCGGTAAGAAATATTGGATTCAATATACGGATAAAGCAAAAGCTTCCTTGAAAGAAGATAAGAATTATGATTTCAAATCGTTTGGCAAAGCTGCATTAACAGTAAATGCCAAAGAGGCTAATCCAACAGTTGAGGGAAATAGTATAACTTATGGTGATAAAGTACTACCAGAAATAAAGGGTAGTTTGGATACCGTATCAGGTGACCATAATCTGGATCAGTCAGATTTCGAAATAGTAGACGATTCAGGAAAGCTAATGGATCTAAATAACGATAAGTTACAGGTTGGTAAGAAATATTGGATTCAATATACAGATAAAGCTCAAGCTTCTTTGAAAGCAGATGATAATTATAATTTTGCTTCGTTTGGCAGAGCCGCATTAACAGTAAAAGCTGAAGGTGCTAATCCAACGGTAGAGACAAACAGTATAACTTATGGTGATACAACATTACCCGAAATAAAAGGAAACTTAGATGCCGCATCAGTTGATCATCAGTTAAGTCAAGCAGACTTTGAAGTGGTAGATGATTCGGGTAATTTAATGGATCTAAGTAAAGATAAATTGCAAGTTGGTAAGAAATATTGGATTCAATATACGGATAAAGCGAAAGCTACTTTGAAAGCAGATAAGAATTATGATTTCCAGTCGTTTGGCAAAGCTCAGTTAATAGTAAATGCAGAAGATGTCAATCCAACAGTTGATTCAAATTATATTACCTATGGTGACAAGTCACTTCCAGAAATTACTGGGAGTTTAGATGCCGCGGCGGTTGATCATCAGTTAAGTCAATCGGACTTTGAAGTGGTAGATGATTCAGGTAATTTAATAGATTTAAGTAAAGATAAATTACAAGTTGGTAAGAAATATTGGATTCAATATACAGATAAAGCTCAATCTGCTTTGAAAGCTGATAAAAATTATGATTTCAAATCGTTTGGTAAAGCTCAATTAACAGTAAAAGCAAAAAATGTTAATCCGTCAGTTCAGAGAAGTAGTATAACTTATGGAGATAAAACACTTCCAAAAATTATTGGTGATTTAGATACTGAGTTCAGTGATCACAACCTAGAACAGTCAGACTTCGAAGTAGTGGATGATTCAGGTAATTTAATAGATTTAAGTAAAGATAAATTACAAGTTGGTAAGAAATATTGGATTCAATATACAGATAAAGCTCAATCTGCTTTGAAAGCAGATAAGAATTATAACGTTCAATCGTTTGGTAAGGCTCAGTTAACAGTAATAGCAAAAGATGCCAATCCAACAGTAGATTCAAATTATATTACCTATGGTGACAAGTCACTTCCAGAAATAAAAGGTAGTTTAGATACCGCAAAGGTTGATCATCAGTTAAGTCAGGCAGACTTTGAAATAGTAGACGATTCAGGAAAGTTAATGGATTTAAGTAAAGATAAGTTACAGGTTGGTAAGAAATATTGGATTCAATATACAGGGAAAGCAAAAGATTCTTTGGAAGCAGATAAAAATTATGCTTTCCAGTCATTTGGTAGAGCTCAATTAACAGTAAATGCCAAAGAAGCTAATCCAACAGTTGAAAAAAATATAATAACTTACGGTGATACGACATTGCCAGAAATAAAGGGTAGTTTAGATACCGCAAAGGTTGATCATCAGTTAAGTCAATCTGATTTTGAAATAGTAGATGGTTCAGGAAAGTTAATGGACCTAAGTAAAGATAAATTACAAGTTGGTAAGAAATATTGGATTCAATATACAGATACAGCCCAAGCAAACTTGAAAGCAGATAAGAATTACGACTTTCAATCGTTTGGCAGAGCTCAGTTAACAGTAAATGCTAAATATGCCAATCCAACAGTAGATTCAAATTATATTACCTATGGTGACAAGTCACTTCCAGAAATAAAAGGTAGTTTAGATACCGCAAAGGTTGATCATCAGTTAAGTCAATCGGACTTTGAAGTGGTAGATGATTCAGGCAACTTGATGGATTTAAGTAAAGACAAGTTACAGGTTGGTAAGAAATATTGGATTCAATATACAGATAAAGCTCAATCTGCTTTGAAAGCAGACAATAATTATAATTTTGTTTCATTTGGCAGAGCCGCATTGATTGTTAAAGCTAAAGACGTCAATTCAACAATTGAAAGCAGTCATATTACGTATGGTGATAAAAATCTTCCTAATATAGTAGGAAACTTGGGGTCAGCTACAATTGATCATAAATTGAACCAATCAGACTTTGAAGTAGTGGATAGTTCAGGTAATGTCTTGAACCCAGAACAATTGCAAGCTGGAGGTAAATATTGGATTCAATATACTGATAAGGCGAAAGCTATTTTGAAAGCGGATAAGAATTATACCTTTAATTTTGAAACCGCTCCGCTAGTAGTTACTCCTAAAGATGTAAGCCCTCAAATTCCAAAAGTTGACGTTACTTATGGGGCAGATTCATTACCAGTAATTAATGGTGATTTGGGAACAGAACCAAAAGATCATAAGTTAAGTCAGTCGGATTTTGAAATAGTAGATAAATCAGATAATGTTGTGAAACCAGATCAGTTACAGGCTGGCGGTGATTATACAATTCGATATACTGATGAAGCCAAAAAAGCCTTAACCGAGGACACAAATTATAAATTTGTCTCATTCGGAGAAGCCAAACTACATGTCAAGAAAGCTGATGCGACTACAACAAAAGCTGATCCAACAAAGCCAACAGAAGCGACATATGGAGATACTCCCGAAATAACCAGAATTGCCAAAATAGGTCCTAAATCTATAAAACTTGATCGAGACGATTTCAATCTTATTAACCCTAAAAAAGGGACCGTTGAATCTGGCAAATTGCCAGTTGGTACATATTCAATTGAGTTAACAAAAGATGCTTTTAATAGATTAGAATCTAAAAATCCAAATTATGATTTTTCTAAATTATCATTTGGTAATCTCAAAATTAGTCCACTAAAAATTACAGTACAGATTAATAATCAAAATATGTATGCTGGTGATAATGAACCTCAAGATACAGCTAAGTTGAAAGAAGGCAGTCAATTAAAAGATGGTGACAGTCTTGATAAGTTGGGCATTAAGTATGAGAATCCCGATGTCACTAAAGTAGGAACTTATAAAATTAATGCCAAAACGACTAATCCAAACTATGATGTCACAATTGAACCTGGAACACTGAAAGTTTTAGGAAAAGACGTAGATTCCGATGGCAACGTAACAATAACCGAAAAAGATACTAAGGGTAATGTCGTTAAGGTCACTAAACAATGGAACGATGGTAGTAATACCGTTTATACCAGTGATCCAGTTCATGATACTAAGGGCGTTGATGAAATAGATAAAGATGGAGAGAAATCTCCATATCAAACTATTGATCCACACTCTGCCAAAATAGTTTTACCAAATTCTGATGGTTCAGCAACAGTGGTAACACTTGATGATTCTGGTCAACCAGTATTCACACATTATGGAGTAGATCCAGATCATGATGGTGTTACAAGTGCCGATGAATTAAAGAATGGTACTGATCCATTAGTCTATAATTCACGTGGCGGTCATAGTCAATTAATTAATGATGCGACAGTCGTTCAAAAGAACCAAAACGTATCGATAACCACATTCACAGTTGCTCTTTATAATAAGGAAGGCAAACAAATAAATGACCGTGTCCTTGGTATCGACAGTTGCTGGTTTAGCGATGAAGAATACACTATCGGTGGTGTAATGTACTACCGTGTAGCAACGGATGAGTTTGCAAAAGCTAGTGATGTTTACGTTTATGTCGACCCAGAACCTAGATTTGTTCGGGTTTACAATGATATCCATGGTGATTTAGTTGATTATCAAGGCAACGAATTGAATCGTGAATTATCACCAAGTTCACAATGGAGAACTGATCGGATTGCAATCATCAATGGCCAACAATATTACCGTGTTGCGACGAATGAATTTATTCCTGTCGAACAAGTTTATCCTTACGTCAATGTTGATGCCGAAGTAACAACTAATTTTGAAACACCAATTTATAATGAACGTGATGAAAAATTAGATATTGCTTTGCCAGCTAATGGAACATATAAGGCCGATAAAGTTGTTACGATGAATGGCGTTAACTATTATCGAGTTGCAACTAACCAGTTTATTCCGATTGCGGCAGTTCGTAATTATGCAAGCGTTAGTTTAAATGTAACAACGAATATCAATACCCCAATTTATAATGAACAAGGTCAATTTATGAATGTTGAATTGCCAGCAAAAGCAACCTATAAAGTTGATCGAATAGTATACATTAACGGTGTACATTATTATCGAGTGGCAACGAATATGTTCATTCGAGTAAAGGGTTTTTAA